A single genomic interval of Helianthus annuus cultivar XRQ/B chromosome 13, HanXRQr2.0-SUNRISE, whole genome shotgun sequence harbors:
- the LOC110902423 gene encoding uncharacterized protein LOC110902423 — protein sequence MKRYSNRKYEAKKLFKSKGGYNDLESARAFHPKDMPYDNWLRTIEGFREAKYIKRSEANTLVREKQQFPYRGGTSSYGSTAYKNDMDWVPTYAKTHTDNQGNWVDPVAEQNYRNIQQATSQWSGEGPPIAPYQEALGERRGWYRGMGPKPSSNTSSHSSSNMSSSQARTQEPFSEDFVNSLFQTPSFLNQLNNYLASQGKGKGKSKGYDSDNLFDNESDDEPNDNDDDE from the exons ATGAAGCGGTACTCTAACCGCAAGTACGAGGCTAAAAAATTATTTAAGAGCAAGGGAGGTTACAATGATCTTGAGAGTGCACGGGCATTCCATCCCAAGGATATGCCCTATGATAACTGGTTGAGAACCATTGAAGGTTTCCGGGAAGCTAAATATATTAAAAGAAGCGAGGCCAACACACTAGTACGCGAGAAACAACAATTCCCATACCGTGGGGGGACATCTTCGTACGGTAGCACCGCctataaaaat GATATGGATTGGGTACCTACGTATGCTAAAACCCACACGGACAATCAAGGGAATTGGGTTGATCCGGTTGCTGAACAAAATTAC CGGAACATACAACAGGCCACAAGTCAATGGAGCGGTGAGGGTCCGCCAATTGCCCCGTATCAGGAAGCGTTGGGTGAGCGGCGAGGATGGTACCGCGGGATGGGGCCTAAACCTTCTTCCAACACGTCCTCGCACTCGTCATCTAACATGTCGTCTTCGCAAGCTCGGACGCAAGAACCCTTTTCCGAG GATTTTGTTAACAGCTTGTTCCAAACCCCGTCATTTTTGAACCAACTTAACAACTATCTTGCTtcacaaggaaaaggaaaaggaaagtcaAAAGGCTACGATTCTGACAACTTATTCGATAATGAATCCGACGATGAACCCAACGATAACGATGACGATGAGTGA
- the LOC110897421 gene encoding uncharacterized protein LOC110897421, with protein sequence MSSPVTAISSPVTTISSPVTTSKTGSMFSILLIFAYLMADVAPWGHGGDGAGDPPIPPGGFRGTHETDAVPPKRVRGKAKNEKLRRLVKAGGPVSLTFDRQVTYTPVGKSRDMFSREAGLYMWRSIPFDKIGWDNVEQHYKDALMNHLRENFNIDEVERDY encoded by the exons ATGTCTTCTCCGGTCACCGCCATCTCTTCTCCGGTCACCACCATCTCTTCTCCGGTCACCACCTCAAAAAccg GGAGTATGTTTTCGATATTGTTGATATTCGCGTATCTGATGGCTGATGTGGCCCCCTGGGGACATGGGGGTGACGGCGCTGGTGATCCACCGATTCCTCCTGGTGGATTTCGTGGCACACATGAGACAGACG CGGTTCCCCCGAAGAGGGTTAGGGGGAAAGCAAAAAACGAGAAACTAAGGCGTCTGGTAAAAGCGGGGGGGCCTGTATCGCTTACGTTTGACAGGCAGGTGACGTATACCCCTGTTGGTAAATCAAGGGATATGTTTTCACGGGAGGCCGGCCTGTATATGTGGCGGTCCATCCCCTTCGATAAAATTGGATGGGATAACGTTGAACAACATTACAAGGATGCCCTCATGAACCACTTACGG gaAAATTTCAATATTGATGAAGTGGAACGTGACTATTAG